From a single Meles meles chromosome 21, mMelMel3.1 paternal haplotype, whole genome shotgun sequence genomic region:
- the RMI2 gene encoding recQ-mediated genome instability protein 2 has product MAAAAAAAAAGDSATGGGSAAVRLPRSPPLKVLAEQLRRDAEGGPGAWRLSRAATGRGSLELVTVWMQGTVVAAGGGEARLRDPSGAFSVCGLERVPRGRPCLVPGKYVMVMGVVQACSPEPCLQAVKMTDLSDNPVHESMWELEVADLHRHLP; this is encoded by the exons AtggcggccgcggcggcggccGCAGCGGCTGGGGACTCGGCTACCGGCGGCGGCTCAGCGGCCGTGCGGCTGCCGCGGTCACCGCCGCTCAAAGTCCTGGCGGAGCAGCTGCGGCGCGACGCGGAGGGCGGCCCGGGTGCGTGGCGGCTGTCGCGGGCGGCGACCGGCCGCGGGTCCCTGGAGCTGGTGACCGTGTGGATGCAGGGCACTGTGgtggcggcgggcggcggcgagGCGCGGCTGCGGGACCCCAGCGGGGCCTTCTCGGTGTGCGGCCTGGAGCGGGTGCCGCGCGGGCGGCCCTGCCTCGTCCCAG GGAAGTATGTGATGGTAATGGGAGTGGTACAGGCGTGCAGCCCCGAGCCGTGCCTTCAGGCTGTGAAGATGACAGATCTCTCCGATAACCCCGTCCACGAAAGCATGTGGGAGCTAGAAGTGGCGGATTTACACAGGCATCTTCCTTAG